The genomic DNA TTTGGACCCCACGGCTAAGTACATCCTAATGATGGACTTCATACCAGTGGACGATAAACGCTATCGGTACGCGTTCCACAGTTCTAAGTGGCTGGTGGCAGGCAAAGCAGACGCCAGTGTACCCGGGAGGGTACACATTCACCCTGACTCACCCTGTACTGGACAGCAATGGATGAAACAAGTCGTTTCGTTCGACAAACTTAAACTCACTAATAATCTGATGGATGACAATGGACATGTAAGAAGATATGAACATTATAAGTATATGTTTTGCTGACGAAATTTTGAGGTTTGAATCACTGTTTAAGAGAGCTGGTCGCCACAGACGGAAATACGGCGGATTCGTAGCTTTGTACTTTTAATATCCATGATTGCGGCGTTTCTGGAAAGATAATTATAAGATGGAATAATTTCTCGTTCAAAATTCTGGGTCTATAAAGTATCACATATCACTTAAGCAGGCGCCTAACACCGACATTTTTTTAGAGGAAGGTTACATGAATGTTCAGGATGTCTTTTTTAAGCAAGATTTTGTATGAGATGCTGGTTGTGTACTAAGCCTACAATCATCTTTGGACTCTAATGTCTCAAATCAAAGTTTTATTCTTCGCCACTGATCAATTTTGACTTTTGTGTAAACTGGGAGAGGCAAGAGGTATCATTTCTTGGTATGTTAATGACTATGGTAATCTTGATAATAAAactgataatagtaataataatgatgacgaAGATTATAAATCAAGATTATAATGTTGATAGTAAACATAATGATGTAGTTAATTTTTGATGATCATGCCGATGGTTGTGATAGATGATATTCTACATCTCTCTGTTATTTCAGATTATACTCAACTCTATGCACAAGTATCAACCACGTTTTCACGTCGTCCTTGATAACCAAGAGAAGAGTACCATGATTAGCGCCCTGGGAGCGAGCACAGAACAcgttaaaacatttttgtttccagAAACACAATTCATGGCTGTGACCGCGTACCAGAATCATATGGTAAGTagattacaaatttatttctcttgatAACTGATGAAGATTCCCTCTTTTTCATTCCTGAAATGTTCTTTGGGGACAAGGAGTGGTTTTTATCCCCTAATAAATACCGGAAATGTCAGTGATGGTcgaaaattaatttcttttcttaatcGACTTCACACAAACCTTACTGTAATCTTGATGTCCGTTCCGAAGTCCAAAACCTACGTGTGTCGACAACATTGTAAGGCCAATAATGACGATGATCATTAATTGTTAATGCTTCTCCGCATAAGAGATGAAAGGAAACCTCATGGCACTATGTGACGTTTTTTCAATCTGTCAGCAAAACACCGTTCAAGTTACCAACAAACGTGGCTCCACGTAAATACTGCTGCGCTCCTCTCTTCATAGGCATATGTAATCTCTTgttcttaataataataataataatttattacttatatagcacaaaatacatgtggatatgatctaatgcgctaAGTGAAACCATATTTTGACTTTAACTGACTGATAAAAAAGCGTAGCACTAATAAAGAATTATTCACTGCGGTGAATCGTTTCTCTAGTGTCTTCTACGACTATTTTGAGAGCAAAACGCttaaaatgacaacaaaattgaTACATTTATATTTTCCTCCATCTAATTTGCAATCCTTCAACTTTAATTGTAGCAGGGCCAAAAGATTAAGTCTTATGCCACAAGAGGTTTTTGTTGTTACCCTCCGTTATTCTTATACCCTTAGTGCATCTGTTCTCTTTTGCCTATCTTAAAGAGGGAGCATTTTTTATATGCTGGAAGGTTTAAAGCAGCcgaaatattttgatttaagCGGAAAATTAGAATCGACGTTGAGAAAGTGCTGAACAGGTGTTTGGTACATATACATACTAATTATAGTTCGTATCTGTTTTCTTAACCAGATAACGCAATTAAAGATAGCGAGCAATCCATTTGCTAAAGGATTTCGTGACTGTGATCCGGACGATTGgtatgttttaaaaacaattggtTTTTCCCAGCCTTTCTCCCTAGTGGAGAAGGTAGGGAGACACCCCCTAAGCACGATGTTACGTTTGTCCTTCGGAGTTGGAGCGTAATTTAAGTTGTAAAGGTGTACAGTAAAAGATAAACTGTTCTGTTTAGGTCAAGAGTAAGCAGATAAATTCCATATGTGGTCAATTCTTCTGCCTTCTTAATTTACATCTTACACAGATAAAGACACGACACGGAATCGCCATTTTTTCTCCCTTCTGTGTTTGCCTCTAGCCCTTTCATGTGGCATTAGTAAATCTCTTTCTTTAGGTGAATGTAAAAATGACTCAAGAGCATTATCGAATAATTCTGTTCATTTGTAAGGAATTACTTCTTGAGAATTTCTTCAGGTTTATGGAGTCAACCCCACCAGCGCCATAAGCGAAGTTTGCCGCTTTTATCTTCGGGCGCTCTTTTTGGACAGCTGAACGATTGGGCACTGAGACGCAAATTTCATCTTCTCTCTGCAGTGTAGTGGAAgtcataaaacaaatagagccAGGATCAGTAATGCCTACAGCGAAGCCTCGACTTCAAAGTGAAGTGTACCCTCCGAAGTCATGTAATTCTAACCGAGAAGGGGGCGACAGTGTAACAGGTTATTAGTCATCTTTCTATATGTTTTTAACTGCTCTATGGGCTGATGGTAAAGTTATCTGTGTTTTGTTGAGATTTTAACCATGctgtcttttaaattttttcaatttcatttttccaaaattattttctcagttATGTTGCCAGTTTTTAAGCTTATGAAGATCATAAAATTTACTGAACTTTAAACACAACCCAAACATCCATTCTCTTCAATTACCCTATCGTAGGAATGGACTGTCATCTAAATAGAATAAGGAAGATGGTTTTGTTAAATTCTACCCGCGTTTTCAATCCTTAACTTTAAGAACTTCAATTTGAAACTGAACTATTGgtaaaaatgacaaagaaatcaaaataaacttgGCAACTACCAGGATAGCTTTAATTTGTCAAAACGGAATGCGATTTTACACGATGTAAAAGTAAAAGACGTTTCACAATTTATTGTCTCCTTTTAAATGGCGCTCTCACTCCACAGAACCCCAAATTTTTAAAGATGAAAGAATAAAAGACTTTCTTAGTGGCCCAGatgaatcatttttctttcttttcattccaGGGACAATGTCAAATGTGACCACACCTCTGGTTCCCATGAACCGTGTTCTTCCCTCTCTCACAGTCCCCTCCATTACGGTCCCGGCTTGCACACCCATCATGAGTCCAACTATTACGTCACCGCTATTCCATCCACACCCTACCTCCCCTGGAGCAACTACGGCTGTGTACCGAGGCTTCCCGTCTATACGTGATCACCGTAGTATGCCTTATCCCACACAGTATCTTAGGTACAATTCAGGACAGCAAAATGATGTACCTGGATATCAATCGCCACCAGGAACCATTTCCAGTCAATGATAAAACGCTGACCAAATGAGGACtcacacgaatttttttttataactgaaaAAGCAGTCTATGGACAGCCTTGGGGGCAAGTTTAATTACACTGGTTGGAACTCCACTGACCTCTGGGAGGTATAAGAACGCCGGCTTAGAACTCGCATCGTCCGAATATTACTTAAGAGACAAAAACAGAGTTCGTTTCTTTGTCTTGacgaaaaaatttaaaagaaaattcctaaataaaaacatttttcttccatttaaCAGAatggaaataattatttaagtgcatttttttaaatcagattTTGTTCATACATTGTatgaaacttaaaatttatgtcaagattatttcattcattaattcttcattttgaCCCAGTCTTCTTTGTATTCGTTTTGTTCATGTGAAGTCCTTAGTACGTACAACGAAAGTTTTGCCTCTGGTTGCTCACTTGAGTTTCATCTGTCAATGTTACAATGAAAAGGGCAACTCGATGCCTCCATTTAATACGTTCACGAACTAAGTTCCAGCCCAAATGAACGATAATCAtaaaacacttgaaaaaaaagagaacacaCTTTTCGCTTGTTTGCTCAGGGTCTTTACCAAAAGGAAGTTTTCGGAGTTTTAATCCAAACCAAAAACGGAGCTTTTCGATAACTCCCTCTTGAAGGGAGACAACGGCGACATACTGTGGACTTGGGAAACTGTGGTCTTTCGAAAACTTTGTCGTCAAACGGTCACGAGATCTGTCACTGTCACCTTGATTCATTACTGTTTTAAAACTATTATGGACCGAACACTTTTAAATGTTAGCTGTTTaatcttaattaaaaaattagccaGATGAGTGCGAGTATGAGCTGTTCTTGATCGATATTCAAATACAATTAGCCTCAGGCCATGGGAATTTTCAACCATGTGAGACAGAGGGAAACACAAGCATCTAACCCCTTCTCCCCCTGGTTAGGGAGAGAAGGTGTAAACGACTGTTTCACGGCATTCGGGGGACACCAGAAGGTCGAAGGGCGAGAGGGAGACTAGAGACCACTTGGAGAAGGACTGTCAAAAGAGGTGGACTGGAGAGCTGGAATGTGGCCAAGACGGCGGCACGCGCGTCGGGGGGTCGGGCGGACAATAGGACGGCCTTATGCGCCTACAGCGGGCGCAACGAGCGATGATGATGATTCCCCATTCACGAGTAGAGCAGTAGAAGTAGAGCGCGCTATGCCTCCCTGACACATAGGACGAGGGTGACGACATTCACATTTGGAATTCTTGGTCCTACGAGGTTCCAGACCAACCTCGTTCATTTCAACGTTGTCACCCTCTAACTAGAATAGCTTTGTGTCTACTTCTCTTGAACCTTTCTTTGTAAGGTAGAACCATTGGGGGATACTCAAAAAAGTTGTGCTTTGATGTAATCGAGGCGGATTTGACCAATGTATTTGTTTTCCCCATCTCGCTGTCATTCGCAAGAGTTAGCTCATTTGAAGAGTTTCCACGATGAACCCCTGAGAAGCATAAGTTGGGGTGGGGAAAATCTGTTTGGGTAAATGAAATGTTTACCCATTTCCTTCATTGATATGAGGGTTTAGCACAGAGATACAAACGGAAAACGTCTATGAAATGTGGACCATTGTTCAGTGAAAGCTAAACGAAAGAGTAATGACTACAGCCAAAACAGAAACGTACACTAAAGGTTTCGGGGTTGGTGGAGCCTCTTGGTGTAAAGCTCTACCCACCCTACCCACGTGATGGTCTTGTGCAGGATTCTAACTTAACGATTTTGTCAGTTAGTTTGATGCGCTGTTCGTTAGCCCACAAACTCACAAGGCTAATCTCACTTAGCATGTTACGTGGTGAGTTCAATAGAACACTCAATTGTTGAACCACTCGGGTTACATCGACGAGTTTTCCGGGTTCAAAATCTGATGGctgaaaccatttttttaaactcgaGATGTGATTTAAAATTAGGATCTCGAGATGGTAAAAGTagtaaagatgaaaacaaataaaatttaatatttgcACGTTGCACACCCACGTGACGCATCACATCTTGCTTAGCAAACGTGGGTGTTAGTCGTCACAACGTTCAGATCATGAGAACCGGATTTTGAAGAAGACCCGATAGCCTCCGCCACGGATCGACCTAAGGTAACACGGCATTGGTTCCAAACGAGTGTGTAATCCTTCTTGTCACATTCAGATCTGATTTccactttttcattgttttccttaaACAATCATTCTACACAAGGTTTACCCTGGAAAGGATTTTTTAGTTCCTAGACTATTAAATATTAAATCTACTAACGCATTACATTTTGTATTTCGTTTTCCCTTGTGAGGGACTATTGTCACCCAAAAAAATTCGCagaaagggggaaggggggaaaagaggggaagagaaaaaaaaggaggaggttaaaaatataaaatggttgAGTTTGGTTCAATTTGTATGAACGTTGCATCTGCTCTGTAAAGGTACGATGGTGCCTGTTACAGTATATTAACCTGCTAAAAACCCCCAGATTACTTCACATGGTAAATTAGGACAAAGTATTCGTGGCTCAGCGGAAACAGAGAACATTTAACCGTTTTTCAGTCCAACGGCATATCATTACATAATGAAATTTCATATTACCCTATGAAtaagaaatatcaatttcagGGTTTCACTGTACAGTACTAGAGGTCTGTaagaaaatagtttaaaatatCTAGTTTACAAGCCGTCGTTTCATTCGAGTAAAGAAACGTTCGGGGTGGTCttggagagggagggggggagagttAAGTATTCGTTTAAGTCCAAAACCAATTTGGATTCAGTCTTTCGTGTGGTTAGTGGTGTGATCGCTGTTTTGTGTTGGTTTAGTTTTTCTCCTTCCCATAACCTTTTCCCACCACCCAAAACCCCAAAAGTGTTCCTCGTTGAATTTTGGAGCGTCTTGCCTCGTCACCAACTCCCCGCTTCTCTTCCTTTCCATGTCTTGAAGTTCTTTCCTCATGATATCATTGCTCCAAGTGACGTAACTCGCTTCGTCTGCCCAGTCGGAGGAGCCTGTCGTCAAAGGTGTCAGTGGTAATTCTCGGAGAGCTTCACTGCCATCCCCCGAGGCCTCCAGCATTTTCATTCGACGCTTGTGTTCGCGCTCCCGGCGACGATTTTCCGATTGCAGACGTTCTTCAAAAGAACCAAGATAAGGAGAGAAGGCTTGGAGACGGTGTTTCTGACACTGATACAGCTCGCTTTGCATTTCCTTCAGACGTGAAATGCAACGCTTGAATGAGAAGATTTCCTCCTCGCCGGTCAATATTCCGAGCGAACTCAGTTCGAGCTGGGTGAGCTCAAGATCATAAGCCATCTCGCCCATCATTTCCATGTGCATCTTGTCTTCTTGTAGTGGGTCATCGCTGGGGATCAATTGAAACAACTCATCAGGTGAGCTAGCCGCAGTGCAGAAAAGTTGCACTTTACTTTCATAAGCTGCATCGACAAAACTAAGAAAGCGCCTAGCTTCGTTCTTTTGGTAGATGCTCATCTGCGGTATGTCCTCCAAGAATACCGTGTGAAAAGCATTGCAGATCGTAATATAGTCGGCTGGCCCTAGAGGAGACCTGCACAGCTCATTGAAAGTGAACCTAGCAATGCCATTTTCCGAAGCGATGGGGACGATGACCTTCCGACCATACACGGGAAGCGAAACCGATGTTAGCCGCCGACCACGCCCCACTGCTTCACAAAAGG from Pocillopora verrucosa isolate sample1 chromosome 2, ASM3666991v2, whole genome shotgun sequence includes the following:
- the LOC131790705 gene encoding T-box transcription factor TBX10-like, whose translation is MDLSGLLSPKANAFSIAHLIDASQFPEFMNINNRQTQSPIMFNWGSFKLTKDMEERLRNAGTGKKVAFRQNSTTINSDATRTASDFRRVDERCSSSSTPPSSPLSCSLANVKVEIEMKNLWDDFYALGTEMIVTKAGRRMFPPFQVRLQGLDPTAKYILMMDFIPVDDKRYRYAFHSSKWLVAGKADASVPGRVHIHPDSPCTGQQWMKQVVSFDKLKLTNNLMDDNGHIILNSMHKYQPRFHVVLDNQEKSTMISALGASTEHVKTFLFPETQFMAVTAYQNHMITQLKIASNPFAKGFRDCDPDDCVVEVIKQIEPGSVMPTAKPRLQSEVYPPKSCNSNREGGDSVTGTMSNVTTPLVPMNRVLPSLTVPSITVPACTPIMSPTITSPLFHPHPTSPGATTAVYRGFPSIRDHRSMPYPTQYLRYNSGQQNDVPGYQSPPGTISSQ
- the LOC131790596 gene encoding AFG1-like ATPase, with the translated sequence MFSVVTHSTRRVVTCRSHLGIQGVYAARKACYSDGMKFNEGPLQLYKSHLERKVLKPDNSQLKVVCNLQSLFERLKDYDSQKQSSNQLLTPQGLYLYGGVGSGKTMLMDIFYDSIQVPNKKRVHFYSFMLQLYSAINRWNLCCPSDELTFDTTPVESIASELAGEAWLLCFDEMQLADFASTRLLEGVFRKMLQNGTVIVTTSNRSPNELGASSFGREREALDSLTSLVALLTERCELVAMDSEKDYRTNQKRGKDNYFSPLTKHTEKVFDEAFCEAVGRGRRLTSVSLPVYGRKVIVPIASENGIARFTFNELCRSPLGPADYITICNAFHTVFLEDIPQMSIYQKNEARRFLSFVDAAYESKVQLFCTAASSPDELFQLIPSDDPLQEDKMHMEMMGEMAYDLELTQLELSSLGILTGEEEIFSFKRCISRLKEMQSELYQCQKHRLQAFSPYLGSFEERLQSENRRREREHKRRMKMLEASGDGSEALRELPLTPLTTGSSDWADEASYVTWSNDIMRKELQDMERKRSGELVTRQDAPKFNEEHFWGFGWWEKVMGRRKTKPTQNSDHTTNHTKD